A part of Deltaproteobacteria bacterium genomic DNA contains:
- a CDS encoding ABC transporter substrate-binding protein, translating to MNMSVEFDWPLSMMPSTFPTSVSSPGTNGRSFGLTTARGSRNFNVAIRLVPPSGLIRNQEYIYAILPPHHNHCGQLSLTAGSNYPRCKAHVNLLANRNRRAIVAWALMLLFCSAAPVSGQGTTLRVGTNSPASTESVSYAVAKDAGILRPYQLDVEVIYIAGGTLSVQALVGKSLDFLGTGGTPFILAFLEGAPAKILVGVHNRLPYALIAQRSIVTEAQLKGKKIGISRFGSTDDYALKLALAQFGLTAKDVVILQTGGPGTRLSALRAGSIDATVLTSGLAQIAVKSGNNLLIDFADKAIDYQQVALIARDDLLKSQPDLVRRFATGYLDAIRFYKSQRELAIKKTMAALRTNDREIAEFDYNLRVRALPDDGKPTLKGLQVALDDIAKDNPKAKSLSVAQLIDTNFLP from the coding sequence TTGAACATGTCCGTCGAGTTCGACTGGCCGTTGTCGATGATGCCGAGCACTTTTCCTACCAGCGTATCGAGCCCCGGCACCAACGGCCGGTCCTTCGGGTTGACCACGGCGCGCGGATCGAGAAATTTTAACGTTGCCATTCGGTTAGTACCTCCTAGCGGTTTGATTAGAAATCAAGAATATATATACGCGATTTTACCGCCGCACCACAACCACTGTGGCCAATTGTCATTGACAGCTGGAAGCAACTATCCTAGGTGTAAGGCGCACGTGAACTTACTTGCCAACCGAAATCGGCGCGCCATCGTAGCCTGGGCGCTAATGCTGCTGTTTTGCTCTGCCGCTCCGGTATCGGGGCAAGGGACCACGCTGCGCGTCGGCACGAACTCCCCCGCCAGCACCGAATCGGTTTCATATGCCGTCGCCAAAGACGCCGGCATACTGCGGCCGTACCAATTGGATGTCGAAGTCATCTACATCGCCGGCGGCACGTTGTCCGTGCAAGCGCTGGTCGGGAAAAGTTTGGACTTCCTCGGCACCGGCGGCACGCCCTTCATCCTCGCCTTTCTCGAAGGCGCGCCGGCAAAGATCCTCGTCGGCGTGCATAACCGTCTGCCCTATGCGCTCATCGCGCAACGAAGCATCGTTACGGAGGCGCAGCTCAAAGGCAAAAAAATCGGCATCAGCCGTTTCGGCAGTACCGACGATTACGCGCTCAAGCTGGCACTGGCGCAATTCGGACTTACCGCCAAGGATGTCGTCATCCTACAAACCGGCGGACCCGGCACTCGACTGAGCGCACTGCGCGCCGGCAGCATCGATGCCACGGTGCTCACCTCGGGTTTGGCGCAAATCGCGGTGAAGAGCGGCAACAATCTATTAATCGATTTCGCCGACAAAGCTATCGACTACCAACAAGTCGCGCTGATTGCCCGTGACGACTTGCTCAAGAGCCAGCCGGACCTCGTGCGCCGCTTTGCCACGGGCTATCTTGACGCCATTCGTTTTTACAAAAGCCAACGCGAACTGGCGATCAAGAAAACCATGGCGGCGCTCAGGACCAACGACCGCGAGATCGCCGAGTTCGACTACAACCTACGCGTGCGCGCCTTGCCCGACGACGGCAAACCGACGCTCAAAGGTTTGCAAGTAGCCCTCGATGACATCGCCAAGGACAATCCCAAAGCGAAGAGCCTATCCGTTGCACAATTGATCGACACGAATTTTTTGCCGTAA